Proteins encoded in a region of the Canis lupus familiaris isolate Mischka breed German Shepherd chromosome 1, alternate assembly UU_Cfam_GSD_1.0, whole genome shotgun sequence genome:
- the LOC119871018 gene encoding zinc finger protein 211-like, with product MAAPAPRDPAQVSMVAEVFLEPTQGSVTFEDVALYFSWEEWDLLDEDQRCLYHDVMLENFVLTSSLGCWHGVEDEEVPSKESISVGVSQIGTLRSGSFPQKAQPFELRGSILGNILHLAEHQGTYLGEKPYACWKQFFVAANLQQYQGQHTREIPVRSHVDRGSFIKNCTVHVSGKPFPSEETGKDFLASMGFLQQVTPTGEKPNNECEAVFHSGKSHHNCGECKKAFSCTDILAQDQRVITREGLYECGKCGKACTRRCNLIQHQKVHTRERPYECSECGKFFTYYSSFIIHRRVHTGERPYECNECGKSFSQSYSLNSHRKVHTGEKPYECRECGKSFSQRSNLIQHQRVHTGERPYECSECGKSFSQNFSLIYHRRVHTGERPHQCSECGKSFSRSSSLIHHRRLHTGERPYECSKCGKSFKQSSSFSSHRKVHTGERPYECGECGKSFSHSSNLKNHWRVHTGERPIECSECGKSFSCKSNLVKHLRVHTGERPYECGECGKSFSQSSSLIQHRRVHTGKRPIECRQCGKSFSSKSDLIQHQRLHTRERMASDIRISFQGEPSMNDPGSENLEHKLSQGPAIQEEDEIYEFPSTQLTLLQNSNSSARQELQNLYKLFHSWLQPEKHSKDEIISHLVLEQFMINGHCSDRSMLKKKWNASGRNLEKFMEDLTDDGMKLPGLVHVHMKGQDALFSENMPLREVIVHFMKQLSAGTPTEENMGTPSWTSQDTSLETGQGDKANGYNIYHNDGTTSQGNAVPSLFIVHEEDCPHPEEDSVSLKDLLSPGRPGLGTSNSQEGCLQGRPYQDVLMEGAPGFHSRSTAVTPDPVSTHQKTEGNSTCGGHQERFRDAQNSYRCEKCPRIFRYFSQLKAHQRRHNNERTFICAECNKGFFQASDLHVHQKIHTEEKPFRCSTCEKSFSHKTNLLAHERIHTGEKPYVCALCQRSYRQSSTYHRHLRTHQKIAVKGTPSTSEASSAVASV from the exons GTTGTTGGCATGGAGTGGAAGATGAGGAGGTACCTTCCAAAGAGAGCATTTCTGTAGGAGTGTCACAGATTGGGACTCTTAGGTCAGGTTCATTTCCACAGAAGGCTCAGCCCTTTGAACTGCGTGGCTCGATCTTGGGAAACATTTTGCATTTGGCTGAACACCAGGGCACATATCTTGGGGAAAAACCATATGCATGTTGGAAACAATTCTTTGTAGCTGCCAACCTTCAACAATACCAGGGTCAGCACACTAGAGAGATACCCGTTAGAAGTCATGTGGACAGAGGTTCATTTATAAAGAACTGTACAGTCCATGTGTCAGGGAAGCCCTTTCCCAGTGAGGAGACAGGGAAGGACTTCTTAGCCAGCATGGGATTTCTCCAACAGGTCACTCCTACTGGGGAGAAGCCAAACAATGAGTGTGAGGCTGTCTTTCACAGTGGAAAAAGTCATCACAACTGTGGAGAATGCAAGAAAGCCTTCAGCTGCACAGACATACTTGCTCAGGACCAGAGAGTCATCACTAGAGAAGGACTTTATGAATGTGGCAAATGTGGGAAAGCCTGTACCCGAAGATGTAACCTCATTCAGCACCAGAAAGTCCACACTCGAGAAAGGCCTTATGAAtgtagtgaatgtgggaaattctTTACCTATTATTCCAGTTTCATTATTCATCGGAGAGTTCACACAGGAGAAAGGCCGTACGAgtgcaatgaatgtgggaaatcttttagCCAAAGCTACAGCCTCAATAGCCATAGGAaagttcacactggagagaagccttATGAATGCAGGGAATGTGGAAAATCTTTCAGCCAAAGGTCCAACCTCATTCAACATcagagagttcacactggagaaaggccttatgagtgcagtgaatgtgggaagtCTTTTAGCCAAAACTTCAGTCTCATTTACCACAggagagttcacactggagaaaggcctcatcagtgcagtgaatgtgggaaatcctttaGCCGAAGCTCCAGCCTCATTCACCACAGGAGACTTCACACTGGAGAAAGACCTTATGAGTGCAGTAAATGTGGGAAATCCTTTAAGCAGAGCTCTAGTTTCAGTTCGCATCGGAAAGTCCACAcaggagaaaggccttatgagtgtGGGGAATGTGGAAAATCCTTTAGCCATAGCTCCAACCTCAAGAACCACTggagagttcacactggagaaaggcctattgagtgcagtgaatgtggaaagTCCTTTAGCTGTAAATCTAACCTTGTTAAACACCtgagagttcacactggagaaaggccttatgagtgtGGGGAATGTGGAAAATCCTTTAGCCAAAGCTCCAGCCTTATTCAACACCGGAGAGTTCACACTGGAAAGAGGCCTATTGAGTGCAGACAATGTGGGAAATCCTTTAGCTCCAAATCTGACCTCATTCAACACCAGAGACTTCATACTAGAGAAAG AATGGCTTCAGATATCAGAATATCATTTCAGGGAGAACCATCTATGAATGATCCTGGGTCAGAAAACCTAGAGCATAAACTTAGCCAAGGACCAGCCATTCAGGAGGAAGACGAGATCTATGAGTTCCCAAGCACTCAGCTCACTTTATTGCAAAACAGTAACTCAAGTGCAAGGCAGGAACTGCAAAATCTCTATAAGTTATTTCACTCATGGCTGCAACCAGAGAAACACAGCAAGGATGAGATTATTTCTCATCTGGTCTTGGAACAGTTTATGATCAATGGCCACTGCAGTGACAGGTCcatgttgaaaaagaaatggaatgcaAGTGGCAGGAACCTGGAGAAATTCATGGAAGATCTGACTGATGATGGCATGAAGCTACCTGGATTA GTCCACGTCCACATGAAGGGCCAGGACGCCCTCTTTTCTGAGAATATGCCCTTAAGAGAAGTCATCGTTCATTTCATGAAACAATTGTCAGCAGGAACCCCAACAGAAGAGAACATGGGGACACCCTCCTGGACTTCCCAAGATACTTCCCTGGAAACAGGACAAG GAGATAAAGCAAATGGCTACAACATTTATCACAATGACGGTACTACTAGTCAAGGCAATGCAGTACCTTCCCTGTTCATTGTCCATGAGGAGGACTGTCCTCACCCTGAAGAGGACAGTGTTTCTTTGAAGGATCTGCTCAGCCCTGGAAGACCGGGTCTAGGTACGTCCAATTCCCAGGAAGGGTGCCTGCAAGGACGCCCATATCAAGATGTCCTGATGGAGGGGGCACCAGGGTTTCACTCTCGGTCAACCGCAGTCACCCCTGACCCTGTTTCTACCCACCAAAAAACCGAGGGGAATTCCACATGTGGGGGACACCAAGAAAGATTCCGTGACGCCCAAAACTCCTACAGATGTGAAAAATGTCCCAGGATCTTTAGGTATTTCTCTCAGCTAAAAGCCCATCAGAGAAGACACAACAATGAGAGGACATTCATTTGTGCTGAGTGTAACAAAGGCTTCTTCCAAGCGTCAGACCTACACGTGCATCAGAAGATTCACACAGAAGAGAAGCCTTTCAGGTGCAGCACATGTGAAAAATCCTTCAGCCACAAAACCAACCTTCTGGCCCATGAGAGAATCCACACGGGTGAGAAGCCCTATGTATGTGCGCTTTGCCAGAGAAGCTACCGCCAGTCATCCACCTACCACCGCCACCTGAGGACTCACCAGAAAATTGCCGTCAAAGGTACTCCTTCCACATCAGAAGCTTCCTCAGCTGTAGCCTCAGTGTAA